The Plasmodium vivax chromosome 12, whole genome shotgun sequence genomic interval tCATAGCAAGGAGAGTGAACTATAATGTTATCCTAAACAATTcgtatgtaaaaaatgttgcatATGAAACAAATTCCTTTTTAGTACATttaaaagggaggaaaaggaaaagccaCATTAGGAGAAGCGCTCGAAAGGACTGCTTAACAGTCCGGGAAGTTGCTTTGGACAAGGCTAAAGATATAGGTGGGAGACAGGCCCCAAGTCTGCATCCACTAAGGGACTCGTTTCACTTTAAGGTAAAAACAAATCACCACCAtgtagctagccaaaatgtcgCAAAAAGTAAACAATTTGATGATGTAGAAGTAAATGGTGCAGATGTGGATGGCATAATTGCGAATAATTCCGCGTTAGACGTGCTGACCGTGGTGGTGAACAGGGAGAGGCAACATCCCAGTTCGCATCTAAGTAGGCATCTAGCCAGAAAGGCACTTCTCAGCGCACGTAGCATGCGAAAAAATGCCGTAAATGCAGCAAATGCAACCAATGCGACAGATGCAACAAATGCGACAAATGCAACACATGCAACGAGTAGTTTAATAGACTCCATTATTAACTTATCAAACGAGCTGAATAAGAcaagtgagaaaaaagaggagtcCGAACATGAGTACGACAGAAGTGTGCTGCGTTATGTGCGCAGAATTTTGAGCGACCACAATTTCCATTATGACATCGTTAGTAGTGCACATAAGAACGAAATAAATGAgttaaagaggaaaataaaaaaatacaatgaTATACGCAACTTTTATTTTAGAAAACTGTTTAAGCATATAGAGCGGAGAAACGAGAGCAGTCGTAAGCGCGGGAATGGTTTGCATACTGCACACTGCTACAGTAGCGATTACGACGTTCATTACGATGCTAGAGGCAGATCGAATAGTTGTAAGAGGGGAAGTAATGAGCACATACGTGatgagaaaaaggagagaaaaataagactaaaattaaaagccccttccccttcgctttACACACACCAACGTTGCCACTCGGATAACTACTTTTcagaaaagctaaaaaaaaagaagaagaggaagaagaggaaaagtcACGTCTATCAGCCTGTCAACCCTGTTGAGCAAGCAAATTTGAGCAAACACGGGGGAAGTAACTCTTTGGTGAGAAGGATAGACAAAAGGATAACAAGTAAGCACCTTACCAATTTGAAGCCCCCTTTGGACCACCAAAACGCGGGCGCCAGGGGGGACCACGCCAAAGTGGGGAATGCATCTgggaaaggaggaggaggagtagTAGTAGGGAAGAAGACCCATGTGGGGGAGAGAGCAGCCAGCGGCAATCACGGCATCGCCGGTGCTGCTACTGTCACCACCGTATGCAACAAAATCAAGCACGGGAATAATGAGAAAGAGAACACATTGTTGTGTGTAACCAGTGGGACGAGCGAGCCAAATGACCATAAAGGTAATTTTCATTTGGACAGGAACCCACTACACTGCGTCAAAAAATGCACATCTACTTTTACAGACCAGAAGAAGCACATCCCCGAAAGGGAGAACCATCTGGACCATAAGTTGGAGAAGGACTGCCCGTCAGTAGAAAACCCCCACTCAGGTAAATCTCCCAAGACAGAGAAGAGGCTTCcccaaataaatttaaaaaaggagaagtggACCGCGTGCATTGTGCACAAAAAGGTGCTTCTGTGCAGTGGGGGAGAGAAGCTGCACGGAGGAACGAATAATTTAGGCAGCTTCACGTTTTCTGAAAATGCGGGTAGTAGCGTTGTCGGTGGCCGTAGCGGTGGAGGTAGCTTCAGTGGTAGCTTTGGCGGCGGCGCCTCCGCGAACGCGCACAGCGAGTGCACATGTAGGCCGGACAATGTTAAGAGAAACGATTCGCTGGCCAACTCCACCGACGATAATGCGAGTAGCAACGTATATTTTAGTGCGGACAACCAGAGTAGTCACACCATGAGCAGCCTCCGCTGCAACAGTGTACAGTGCGTGAGCAGCGGGTGCCTCAGTCTTTTCAAAGGCAGCTACAAGGAGCAGAGTATCATTTCTACCTTCAGCAGTTCAACCAGTAGGCATCGTGCGGGTGGGTGTGGCGTTGCACCCCCGGGCAAGGAGAGCAACGGTGATCATTGCGCAAATCTCGTTATCCCTTTTCAGCGAAGCGTCAAGACCAAAGCTGTAGACGCTACTGTAGACGCTGCTGTTGACGCTGCTGTTGACGCTGCTGCTGTTGATGCTGTGAGGGGCAGTACGGGAGATAAGCAAAGAGCAGGGATAGACCCCCCCGAATTGGCTGCAAACAACTTGGAGGACCAGAAAAGCCTGAGGTCGAGCGTAAACTCGCTGACCAGCGCGGAGTTGGTAAAAACGCCCGTGGTGTCAAACATTCAAAGCGGCCATTTTGAGGGGATTCCCAAGATAGGCGAAAAGGGAGGCAGCTCCTTTTGCATCTTCAAGACGAAACGGAGAAGGGAAAGGCTCTCAAGCAAGACCCCCCTAATTGTTGACGTTCCGAATTTGCTCAACACGGCTAATGACATTGATTTGGTAGAAAAGGGTACAAATAAGGTGAATAACTTTACGTACAATAAtaaggagagaaaaatgaataacaaTGATGATCATAATTTTCTGGTTGAAGAATGCTTGAAGAAGTGTTTGAAGGAAAATGCATCCAAATTTAGAACGAATGAAGATTATGAAAGGTACTGCAATGAAGACAAGATATTAAATCCGGAGTACATTCCGCAAGAGTCGAAGAGACTTGGTGAGAGATTTTTGCAGAGTCACCAGGAGAAGTTTGCATCTTACCGCAACTCCAGTTTTCACTATCAACCCTATATGAGCAATGCAGAATGTGGAAACAGCTGTTTTAAGGACCCCCCTGGGTACAACCTGTACAACGATCCGAACTCTcattttatgaataatatgaaaattaacGTATTCAACAATACGGCTTCGCAGAATACGTCTAATAGCACCTTTAACAACGTGGGGATTTACAGCAACAGCCATATCAATTCTATCAACAAGGAGTTTTACATGAAGAAGGGAAACGACTACAGCAATGACGTTTTCATAAAGTACTATGAGCAGTATGCTAATAAAGACAATGACAAGAACGAGGCAAAGAAGTTTAATTACACCGATTGCTACGATTTTAAGAATACCCTTCTGAATGGACTAAGCAGGGAGGACAGCTTCGGCTCCGATGATGAtctgaaaaatgaagacaGTGAAATGAACTTCCTGAAGGATTCGTTAAACTCTTTTGATAACTTAGAATCTACGGAGAAAAAGTACGAAGAGATATTACGAGACTTCAATGGGAAGATACCTCTCCTGCATAAGGTGTTGAAGCCCCTGCCAGTGAAAAACCGATCGAACAACTTTGACATTTGTCTCTACCTACTGCAGAAGCATGGGGGGGACCTAAACAATGAAGAGAATATCTGCATCTTGAGGGACAAAGAAATCGTGCAGCACAGTGCCATTTACGATCCTAAAAAAGGGTGCATAAAAAGTAACATAACAAATGtgacaaatataaaattgtatCAACCCAAATGGCATAACAAGAAGAAGATAGTGGAAAGGTTGAAGGAACAGAGTTGTTTTAACCCCTTCACGATATTCGGATCTGCTCCCAGCCTGCTCGATTTTGATGAAGTCTTTGACAAAGATGTGTATAACAAATTCGTCTCAAGGAACAGCCGCAAATCTCACTCTCTGCTGCGGATACTTGCAAAGCAGAAGGTTATTAACAACcttaatgataaaataaccGATAAGGAGTGGCCACAAGTGCACTCATATTTAAAGAAGAGGTGGAGCAAAGAGACAAACATTGAACTGAACTGGGCGTGCGACCCTTTACTGTATGAAGAGCTGGAGTGGTATTTAAGCACAAATAATGAATACCTAAACATGACCGATAAAGTTGCCGATATTGAGGTTTGCTACTGCCCCACGTTGGACCCTAGTTCTTATTATGCTTGGAACGACTCTAGGGTTATATACACAAACTTGTGCTACAACAAATCGAAGGAAGATGGGGAGCCGGGCAGCCAGTCGGTCAAGTACGGGGGGAACAAGAACGCGGAGCTGAAGAATAAGGATAAGCAGGTCTCCTTCAGAAAGAGGGCAAGCGGGTGCGAGCACCTCATGTTTCAGCAGAACCTgatgaagcagaagaagctatccaagaggaagaagagactcttaaggaagaaaaaaaaaatgctcaagGAGAAGAACCAAATGTTGAGGGAGCAGGGCAGGCGCTTTGCCGAGAACAACGGGGAGGGAGCGGCAgatgggggagcggcagatgggggagcggcagatgggggagcggcagatgggggagcggcagatgggggagcggcagatgggggagcggcaaataTGGAAGCGGTAGACGTGGAAGGGGTAGACGGGGCAGACGCGGCAGACGGGGCGGCTGGCTTGTACATGGAAGCCAAAGAGGGGTCCGAAAATGACTTCAAACATGCGTTTTCCTCCCAGCACAACCGCCcgaatttttcaaatgacCCGTGCATGAGCATGCGGATGAGAATGAACATGGACATGCGTATGAGCGCGTTGAAGAGCAAGAAGCACAACCACGATAGCGCGTATTACCCGAACATTTTCTCCaccaagaagaagaagagtgTCTACCGTAGCAAAAACTACGACGAAGATGTCATACCGATTATGACCGTCAATACGTCCCTGTACAGGCACAATTTGGACAACAAGTACAACTGCAGCAACACGGCATTTGATTACATAAAGAATAAGGACAACACCA includes:
- a CDS encoding hypothetical protein, conserved (encoded by transcript PVX_082350A), encoding MLVITENTFEKPNNPKYPRGSKVAIKRNNSQVKVISNRITPYCGDITKSKRELIKTRKFLKESDKIKYHYLYARKHLCNGEHERKIKLFSVEKTKNLNHLEKFSKIRKKKNQVIARRVNYNVILNNSYVKNVAYETNSFLVHLKGRKRKSHIRRSARKDCLTVREVALDKAKDIGGRQAPSLHPLRDSFHFKVKTNHHHVASQNVAKSKQFDDVEVNGADVDGIIANNSALDVLTVVVNRERQHPSSHLSRHLARKALLSARSMRKNAVNAANATNATDATNATNATHATSSLIDSIINLSNELNKTSEKKEESEHEYDRSVLRYVRRILSDHNFHYDIVSSAHKNEINELKRKIKKYNDIRNFYFRKLFKHIERRNESSRKRGNGLHTAHCYSSDYDVHYDARGRSNSCKRGSNEHIRDEKKERKIRLKLKAPSPSLYTHQRCHSDNYFSEKLKKKKKRKKRKSHVYQPVNPVEQANLSKHGGSNSLVRRIDKRITSKHLTNLKPPLDHQNAGARGDHAKVGNASGKGGGGVVVGKKTHVGERAASGNHGIAGAATVTTVCNKIKHGNNEKENTLLCVTSGTSEPNDHKGNFHLDRNPLHCVKKCTSTFTDQKKHIPERENHLDHKLEKDCPSVENPHSGKSPKTEKRLPQINLKKEKWTACIVHKKVLLCSGGEKLHGGTNNLGSFTFSENAGSSVVGGRSGGGSFSGSFGGGASANAHSECTCRPDNVKRNDSLANSTDDNASSNVYFSADNQSSHTMSSLRCNSVQCVSSGCLSLFKGSYKEQSIISTFSSSTSRHRAGGCGVAPPGKESNGDHCANLVIPFQRSVKTKAVDATVDAAVDAAVDAAAVDAVRGSTGDKQRAGIDPPELAANNLEDQKSLRSSVNSLTSAELVKTPVVSNIQSGHFEGIPKIGEKGGSSFCIFKTKRRRERLSSKTPLIVDVPNLLNTANDIDLVEKGTNKVNNFTYNNKERKMNNNDDHNFLVEECLKKCLKENASKFRTNEDYERYCNEDKILNPEYIPQESKRLGERFLQSHQEKFASYRNSSFHYQPYMSNAECGNSCFKDPPGYNLYNDPNSHFMNNMKINVFNNTASQNTSNSTFNNVGIYSNSHINSINKEFYMKKGNDYSNDVFIKYYEQYANKDNDKNEAKKFNYTDCYDFKNTLLNGLSREDSFGSDDDLKNEDSEMNFLKDSLNSFDNLESTEKKYEEILRDFNGKIPLLHKVLKPLPVKNRSNNFDICLYLLQKHGGDLNNEENICILRDKEIVQHSAIYDPKKGCIKSNITNVTNIKLYQPKWHNKKKIVERLKEQSCFNPFTIFGSAPSLLDFDEVFDKDVYNKFVSRNSRKSHSLLRILAKQKVINNLNDKITDKEWPQVHSYLKKRWSKETNIELNWACDPLLYEELEWYLSTNNEYLNMTDKVADIEVCYCPTLDPSSYYAWNDSRVIYTNLCYNKSKEDGEPGSQSVKYGGNKNAELKNKDKQVSFRKRASGCEHLMFQQNLMKQKKLSKRKKRLLRKKKKMLKEKNQMLREQGRRFAENNGEGAADGGAADGGAADGGAADGGAADGGAADGGAANMEAVDVEGVDGADAADGAAGLYMEAKEGSENDFKHAFSSQHNRPNFSNDPCMSMRMRMNMDMRMSALKSKKHNHDSAYYPNIFSTKKKKSVYRSKNYDEDVIPIMTVNTSLYRHNLDNKYNCSNTAFDYIKNKDNTIKFFASPKKTRKNNSVKKSVNNSDSFYYLNSSMINSDNIYNNNLDSFDSKDSADGNDSASVFHKDTFDASDDKMRSKNQVELRSNPMGGIMHMDRFDNASESVCENLRMNEHTSYISNSNVYEFRGAKNAYDFRKNDHDGLGNSRGMGYMTRDNDNENDNENDKENFPSKGGSFCYRGGGGPTNDYMQPFRHMSMADKYGNANSNVNMNIFSNIRMYEQNFNKHGDHGDGRNSLSRDYNMDNHGGSCMGKGPFTKSSFVDRSYYDMEQTSFSSNNFGHFSTREMAPNELQYGSIFRTDLSKPSFAEQSQSRNQNQSQGQSRSQCQNQGQNRSQNRNEAKFPVKELSERYPSKCKGTNAEYSDSHGDKASGNRHNNRNDDAGTGDNCNYFECKYENSSNKHANGKNSQMIANYFLSKNAENYDPTEKKNKMNEHYGAGESQKSTNNAMADMNILKITQQNIDKKNILEKKIKSSMSFYTNNKDTDNSTVNFNSKRLSNSNIIVNENRKIRRYTNKMCQDDNTSFEHSENGKGQGNKKGSVESPSSRTSETSMSSAFKMATSVFKKLF